From Leptolyngbya sp. CCY15150, one genomic window encodes:
- a CDS encoding DedA family protein, protein MSLELMSLETLQEIAQQYGYWAVGIGIMLENAGIPLPGETITLIGGFLAGSGELNYWFVLPSAIAGAVVGDNIGYWIGYYGGWPLMVRIGRLFRLKEEQMLEVRVRFAQNAVRAVILGRFVALLRIFAGPLAGLSQMPYPKFLLCNFIGAASWASIMVTLAYFAGQIIPLEELISDVAKFALFALALVAAWIVIPLWLESRQLQEQD, encoded by the coding sequence ATGTCCCTGGAGCTAATGTCGCTAGAAACTCTACAAGAAATTGCTCAGCAGTATGGCTACTGGGCGGTCGGCATTGGCATCATGCTTGAAAACGCAGGCATTCCCCTCCCCGGTGAAACCATTACGCTCATTGGTGGCTTCCTCGCCGGCAGTGGAGAACTCAACTATTGGTTTGTGTTGCCCAGTGCGATCGCCGGTGCCGTGGTAGGCGACAACATCGGCTATTGGATTGGCTACTATGGCGGATGGCCGCTCATGGTTCGCATTGGGCGACTGTTTCGTCTCAAGGAAGAGCAAATGCTTGAGGTGCGGGTACGGTTTGCCCAAAATGCTGTGCGAGCCGTCATCCTAGGGCGATTTGTGGCGCTCCTACGCATCTTTGCTGGCCCCCTAGCCGGTCTTTCCCAAATGCCCTATCCCAAGTTTTTGCTCTGTAACTTCATTGGTGCAGCCTCTTGGGCCTCAATCATGGTGACCCTGGCTTATTTTGCCGGGCAGATTATTCCCCTAGAGGAGTTGATTAGCGACGTGGCCAAGTTTGCCCTCTTTGCCCTAGCGCTAGTAGCAGCTTGGATTGTGATTCCCCTCTGGCTAGAATCTCGTCAGCTCCAAGAGCAGGACTAA